TCCGACGGTGTTGCTTCAGCCATGGTGTGGGCCAATCACCTTGGCCTCAGCCGTGGGTCGCTGTCGCAAGTCGCGGCTGATATGCTCCGAGCGATGATTCGAGATGGCCGTCTCGCACCCGGCGCCAAGCTCCCGGGTGAGCCTAAGCTTGCCTCCAACCTCAAGGTAAGCCGCGGGACGCTTCGGTCGGCAATCCACCAGCTCGAACAGCAAGGGCTGGTCTGGAAACGCCGGGGTGTGGGCACGTTCGTCAGTGCCCGACGACTGCTGCATAACCGCCTCGACCTTTACCTCAGTCTCACTGATCTCATCGAATCCACTGGCCGCAAGCCAGGCGTAAGTGACCTCTCCGTAGAAGTGATCCCCGCCGACGACCATACGGCCGAGAACCTCCAGGCGCCACTCAATGCGCCGGTCGTATGTTTGCGCCGCACCCGCACCGCCGACGACGTAGCAGTGATTGCCAATATCGATTACTTCCTGCTCGCCCAGCTCGGGACTGGCTCTGCTTCGGATTTGCTGCGCCGGCTGACCCATGGCCTCGAGGAGCTCGGTGGGTTGCAGCGCTTTTTTGAGCGAGAGCTGGGCCGTCCTCTGGATCATGCCATCACTACTATACGGCCCGTGCGAGCCGATCACCGACTGCTGCAGGAGATACGCCTGCCAATTACCCGTGGAGCCGTGCTTCTCTGCCTTGAGCAGACCGACTATGACCGCTTCCAGCATCCGCTGATCACTGGTTTCGAGTACCACGTCCCCGAGTTCTGCGATTGCACGATCTACCGACACCGCTGATGACTAGAACATACCCGCTTCAAAGGAGGTGCTCGCGCAAAACTTTCGGTGCCGCATCACGAGTCGGGTTGATTACGGTCGATTTCTAGACAGGGAGGACAGCTGATATGCGGTCGAGAAGCAAATCGTTACAGATCTGGTTGATAGCTACTATCGTTCTGGCCGTAGTGCTAGGCAGCTGCAAGTCTGCCCCGGCGCCTACGGCAACTGCTGAACCTCAGGTACAGGGATTCAACTGGCGGAAGTACGCTGGAACAGAGCTGTATCTCTTCTTGAACAAGCACCCGTACGCCGAGGCTTTGCTCGGCCAGATCGGCAAGTTCGAGGAGAAAACCGGCATCAAGGTCAGATACGACATGCTTTCGGAAGGCGAGTTCATGGAAAAGCTGCGGATCGAGCTCGCTGCCGGGACAGGCCTGTACGATGCCTTTATGACCGGCCCCTATACGGAATGGGAATACGCTCCGGCTGGCTGGCTGGAACCGCTCGAGCTATTCGTTAACGATCCGGCCAAGACCGACCAGGCGTACTACAAGTTCGAAGACTTTTACCCCAACACGCTCGCCGCCAACATGTGGGACCTGAACGTGGGCAGCGGTGTGGGGCAGGGCCACCTGTGGGCCGTTCCGACCATGGTCGAGACTTATATCATTGCCTACCGCGCCGATCTCTTCGCCAAGTACAATCTCAAGGCTCCGACCACGCTGCAGGAAATGTACGATGCCGCCTCCGTCCTGACCAAAGGCGAGGGTGGTGATTTTCGCGGCTGGTTGGGCGCTGGCGACAAGGGCGGCAACGCAGTCTGGACCGGATTCCCCTCAACATTAATGTCGCACGCCGCGACCAAGCTGCCCGACTTTGACATCGTTGACGGCAAGCTCAAGTGCGTCATCAACCAGCCCGCTCTGGTGCCCGTTACGGACCTATGGATCAAGAACGTGCGCGACAACGGACCCCTGGGCTGGACCGCCATCACCTGGTACGATGCCATGGAGCTGTTCTCTACCGGACGCTATGGCATGATTTATGACTGCGACTTTTTCGCCTCCAACTTTGAGGACCCCGTCAAGTCGCAGGTCGCGGGCAAGGTCAAGTACGCGTCGCCCGTAGCGCCCGTGGGCGGCACGCCTGCCTCTAGCATGTGGACCTGGGGCTTGAGCATGAACTCCAAGTCCAAGAACAAGGACGCCGCCTGGTTGCTCATGCAGTGGGCTACCGGCCCCGATACCCTGCTGGCCGCCACACGCGACTTTAGGAACTATAACCCCACTCGCAAGTCAGTATGGGATGATCCGACCGTCTCTGCCACGCTGGGCAAGTGGGGCGAGGGCACTTATATGACGGCCGTGCGCGCCAACCTGGAAAAGTACGCCCGGATTGGCTGGACACCAGAACCTCAGATCTGGACTCTGGCCGACTACTGGTCTGTGGCCCTGCAGGAAATTTGGTCAGGCGCCAAGACCACTCAGCAAGCTCTGGATGATGCAGCAAAGCAAATGGATGCTACTATCGCTCAGGTGGGCATCAAGCCCGGTCCGATAGGCAAGTAATTCCCGCTGGAGGCGGACGGCAGCATCTCGCTGTCCGCCTCCAGACTCGCGCGAGCTCCGTTATCCGTGGACGGCTTGGTAACGTAAGGTAGCCAGAACGAAGGGAGCGAGTGACTATGACGAGTATAAGTACCCCGGTGGGCACAGCGGCACCAAAAACGCTAACCACCGGCCGTGGCAGGGGCAGTCCATCACGCAAGTGGCTGCCCGTGGTCTTGACGGGTCCGGCCTTCTTTGTGCCCTTTGTGCTGACCCTCGCCTGGATCCTGGGAGTCTACTGGAGTCTGACCGACTATGACCTCCGCTTCGGGCTGCGCAACTATATCGGCCTGGCGAACTATATTGACCTGCTCAAGCTGCCGCTGTTCTGGACCTCGGTCAAGGTAACTCTGCAGTACACAGTGCTGACCGCAGGAATCGAGCTGCCCATCAGTCTGGGCTTTGCCATGATGCTGAACCGGGCCACCGGCTGGACGGCCAGATTGGCACGCAGCGTTATTATGGCTCCGCTCTGCATCTCGCCGGTCATCGCTGCTCTGATGTGGAAAATTATGCTGGGACCCAATCAGGGCCTGTTCAACTATGCGCTGCATCTTGTTGGCCTGCCCAAGGTGGACTGGTTTGGCGATCCTCGCGTCGCCATGTGGTCGTTGATGATCGTCGACTGCTGGTTGTTCATCCCCTTTACCACGCTCATTCTGTGGGGCGGGTTACAGAGTCTGCCCAAGACCCCCTATGAGGCGGCCGCAGTGGATGGCGCTTCAAGCTGGTTTACCTTCCGCAGGCTGACCCTGCCGCTGATGAAGCCCTTTGTGATGATCGCTCTGTTGTTCCGCGTCTGCGACAGCCTCAACGTCTTTGACACCATCTTTGCCACCACCAAAGGCGGACCGGGGCGGGTCACGTTCGCGCTGAACTTGCTCGGGTACGACTCGGTGATGAGATGGTTCCGTCTCGGCTCCGGCCTGGCCGCCATGATGATCACGTACTTCCTGGCCTATGCCGTAGCCAAGCGCCTGATCGCATTTTTCCCCAAGTAGGAGGAGATCTCAACCATGCACAGCACAGGACGCTCGCGTCGTGCAATAGGGGCAGTCATGATGTACGCTGCCTACATCCTCCTGATGGCATTCATTGTGTTCCCGCTTATCTGGATGCTGCTGATGTCGTTCAAGAATCCGACGGACGTAATGGCCATACCGCCCAAGCTGTTCTTCAAGCCCACGTTGGACAACTACATCCGGCTGTTCTTTGGGCGTCAGCGCGAGGGCTACGCGCTGGTCAAGAGCGACTTTCCATTGGCGATGAAGAACACCATTATCATCGCCGGAGGCGCGACCATCGTCTCCATGATCACCGGGACGCTGGCTGGCTATGCGTTGGCGCGCCTCCGTTTTGCCGCACGCGATTTCCTGGCCTTTACGATCCTGTCACTGCGCTTTTCGCCACCGCTCAGCATGATTATACCGGTGTACATCCTTTACCGCCGGATCGGCCTGTACAACACCCATGTGGGCTTGATGCTGATCTACCAGATCATCTCCA
This window of the Chloroflexi bacterium ADurb.Bin180 genome carries:
- the yurK_1 gene encoding putative HTH-type transcriptional regulator YurK; this translates as MTQRLVRDVTYDVVATRERVSDGVASAMVWANHLGLSRGSLSQVAADMLRAMIRDGRLAPGAKLPGEPKLASNLKVSRGTLRSAIHQLEQQGLVWKRRGVGTFVSARRLLHNRLDLYLSLTDLIESTGRKPGVSDLSVEVIPADDHTAENLQAPLNAPVVCLRRTRTADDVAVIANIDYFLLAQLGTGSASDLLRRLTHGLEELGGLQRFFERELGRPLDHAITTIRPVRADHRLLQEIRLPITRGAVLLCLEQTDYDRFQHPLITGFEYHVPEFCDCTIYRHR
- a CDS encoding putative ABC transporter-binding protein precursor encodes the protein MRSRSKSLQIWLIATIVLAVVLGSCKSAPAPTATAEPQVQGFNWRKYAGTELYLFLNKHPYAEALLGQIGKFEEKTGIKVRYDMLSEGEFMEKLRIELAAGTGLYDAFMTGPYTEWEYAPAGWLEPLELFVNDPAKTDQAYYKFEDFYPNTLAANMWDLNVGSGVGQGHLWAVPTMVETYIIAYRADLFAKYNLKAPTTLQEMYDAASVLTKGEGGDFRGWLGAGDKGGNAVWTGFPSTLMSHAATKLPDFDIVDGKLKCVINQPALVPVTDLWIKNVRDNGPLGWTAITWYDAMELFSTGRYGMIYDCDFFASNFEDPVKSQVAGKVKYASPVAPVGGTPASSMWTWGLSMNSKSKNKDAAWLLMQWATGPDTLLAATRDFRNYNPTRKSVWDDPTVSATLGKWGEGTYMTAVRANLEKYARIGWTPEPQIWTLADYWSVALQEIWSGAKTTQQALDDAAKQMDATIAQVGIKPGPIGK
- the sugA gene encoding Trehalose transport system permease protein SugA codes for the protein MTSISTPVGTAAPKTLTTGRGRGSPSRKWLPVVLTGPAFFVPFVLTLAWILGVYWSLTDYDLRFGLRNYIGLANYIDLLKLPLFWTSVKVTLQYTVLTAGIELPISLGFAMMLNRATGWTARLARSVIMAPLCISPVIAALMWKIMLGPNQGLFNYALHLVGLPKVDWFGDPRVAMWSLMIVDCWLFIPFTTLILWGGLQSLPKTPYEAAAVDGASSWFTFRRLTLPLMKPFVMIALLFRVCDSLNVFDTIFATTKGGPGRVTFALNLLGYDSVMRWFRLGSGLAAMMITYFLAYAVAKRLIAFFPK
- the sugB_1 gene encoding Trehalose transport system permease protein SugB yields the protein MHSTGRSRRAIGAVMMYAAYILLMAFIVFPLIWMLLMSFKNPTDVMAIPPKLFFKPTLDNYIRLFFGRQREGYALVKSDFPLAMKNTIIIAGGATIVSMITGTLAGYALARLRFAARDFLAFTILSLRFSPPLSMIIPVYILYRRIGLYNTHVGLMLIYQIISMPIIIWVVRSYIESVPVDLEQAAWIDGYSWWQGFSKVLFPLIAPGVAATSVLAFVFCWNNFVFGLMLGAAETHTLTVATSAFISYEQVLWGQMAAASVVTIIPAMIFIFLVQRWVVRGLTFGAVKG